The following are encoded in a window of Coleofasciculus sp. FACHB-1120 genomic DNA:
- the aroB gene encoding 3-dehydroquinate synthase, which translates to MESVIRVNLPQQAYEIAIASSGLGQLGAKMTNLNLGKKVLVVSNPEIFRHYGQEAIASLKEAGFDVTELTLPAGERYKTLDSVQKIYDATLENRLERSSTLVAVGGGVIGDMTGFAAATWLRGINFVQVPTTLLSMVDAAIGGKTGVNHPQGKNLIGAFHQPRLVLIDPEVLKTLPVQEFRAGMAEVIKYGIIWDADLFEQMERSPYLDSLPSLDARLLQEILTRSCQAKADVVSKDEKEAGLRAILNYGHTIGHAVESLTGYRVVNHGEAVGIGMVAAGQIAVNLQMWDKADAQRQDALIQKAGLPTQLPVGLDIEAIIDTLQTDKKVKDGKVRFVLPTQIGAVTVTDQVPSDVIRQVLQQMLTR; encoded by the coding sequence ATGGAATCAGTGATTCGGGTTAATTTACCGCAGCAGGCTTACGAAATTGCGATCGCATCTTCGGGTCTAGGGCAACTAGGCGCTAAGATGACCAATTTGAATTTAGGGAAGAAAGTCCTGGTTGTTTCTAACCCAGAAATTTTCCGGCACTATGGTCAAGAAGCGATCGCATCCCTGAAAGAAGCTGGTTTTGACGTTACCGAACTAACCCTTCCCGCTGGCGAACGCTACAAAACTCTCGACTCTGTCCAAAAAATCTACGACGCCACCTTGGAAAATCGCCTAGAACGCTCGTCAACGCTTGTTGCGGTAGGCGGTGGTGTAATTGGTGATATGACTGGCTTTGCTGCCGCTACCTGGCTGCGGGGGATTAACTTTGTACAAGTTCCGACAACACTCTTATCAATGGTTGATGCTGCCATTGGCGGCAAAACCGGCGTTAATCATCCCCAAGGAAAAAATTTAATTGGTGCCTTCCATCAGCCGCGACTGGTTTTAATTGACCCAGAGGTGCTGAAAACCTTGCCGGTGCAAGAATTCCGCGCGGGGATGGCAGAGGTGATTAAGTATGGGATCATCTGGGATGCTGATTTATTTGAGCAGATGGAGCGATCGCCATATCTTGACTCACTCCCCTCTCTTGATGCTCGTTTATTGCAAGAAATCCTGACGCGATCGTGCCAAGCTAAAGCTGATGTCGTCAGCAAAGATGAAAAAGAAGCCGGACTTCGCGCCATTCTCAACTATGGTCACACTATCGGTCATGCTGTAGAAAGCTTAACCGGCTACCGCGTCGTGAATCATGGGGAAGCGGTAGGGATTGGGATGGTCGCGGCAGGTCAGATTGCAGTTAACCTTCAGATGTGGGACAAGGCAGACGCCCAACGTCAAGATGCCCTAATTCAAAAAGCCGGATTACCTACCCAGCTACCAGTGGGGCTAGACATCGAAGCAATTATTGATACATTGCAAACCGATAAAAAAGTGAAAGATGGAAAGGTGCGGTTTGTCCTTCCCACCCAGATTGGGGCGGTCACTGTAACCGACCAAGTGCCGTCAGATGTAATCCGACAGGTGCTGCAACAAATGCTTACTCGCTAG
- a CDS encoding cytochrome b6-f complex subunit PetL encodes MSGAIAYVLLLGGAFAVAVGLYFGLRAIKLI; translated from the coding sequence ATCTCTGGAGCGATCGCTTACGTCTTACTTTTGGGTGGTGCTTTTGCTGTTGCTGTGGGGCTGTATTTCGGTCTCCGCGCCATCAAGCTGATCTAA